One part of the Fibrobacter sp. genome encodes these proteins:
- a CDS encoding dicarboxylate/amino acid:cation symporter, producing MTTPKVKSFPKKQIIIWIVALVVGALLGLIKCEGLTNLINFIASVYTRLFQFVAVPTIALALMTTLSALGVKKNTGRIFGRTIIYTLLTTVASALVGLGLYLVIAPGNLPLDVVSGGAAEVPQNLSAMSYYDHFLSVVPNNVVQPFLSGNVLGILMVAAAVGLGLAFMPDSENKSTLMKAILGLRELLFTLIRALVWALPLGIVAFAAQLSAQVSAGVVVGSMGKYLAVVMGGNVLQFCIVLPLFLIARGLNPLHVLKKMSPAVMMAFFTKSSAATLPVTMQSAEDNLKVNPEVSRFVLPICTTINMNGCAAFILVTSLFVMQNSGVELSIGTMLVWVLISVVSAVGNAGVPMGCYFLTLSLMVGMNANIGVMGVILPLYAIIDMVETAENVWSDSCVCAMTNKDLEKSGS from the coding sequence ATGACAACTCCTAAAGTAAAATCATTTCCGAAGAAGCAGATTATCATTTGGATCGTGGCTCTCGTCGTTGGCGCCCTTCTGGGCCTCATCAAGTGCGAAGGTCTCACCAACCTGATCAACTTCATCGCTTCTGTCTACACTCGCCTTTTCCAGTTTGTGGCGGTTCCCACCATCGCTCTCGCTTTGATGACCACCCTTTCTGCTCTCGGTGTCAAGAAGAACACTGGCCGCATTTTTGGCCGAACCATCATTTACACCTTGCTGACTACCGTGGCTTCTGCCCTGGTGGGCCTTGGCCTTTACCTGGTGATTGCGCCGGGTAACTTGCCCCTGGATGTAGTGAGCGGTGGTGCTGCCGAAGTTCCCCAGAACTTGAGCGCCATGAGCTACTACGATCATTTCCTGAGCGTGGTGCCCAACAATGTGGTGCAGCCCTTCCTTAGCGGTAATGTGCTTGGTATTTTGATGGTGGCCGCTGCTGTGGGCCTTGGCCTTGCCTTTATGCCGGATTCCGAAAACAAGTCCACCTTGATGAAGGCGATCCTTGGTCTTCGTGAATTGCTGTTCACCTTGATCCGTGCCTTGGTCTGGGCTTTGCCTCTTGGCATTGTGGCTTTTGCAGCCCAGCTTTCCGCACAGGTGAGCGCTGGCGTTGTGGTGGGTTCCATGGGTAAGTATCTGGCTGTGGTCATGGGCGGAAACGTTCTCCAGTTCTGCATTGTGCTGCCTTTGTTCCTCATTGCCCGCGGCCTGAATCCGCTCCATGTTCTTAAGAAGATGAGCCCCGCGGTGATGATGGCTTTCTTCACCAAGAGCTCCGCTGCAACTCTGCCTGTGACTATGCAGTCTGCCGAAGACAACCTGAAGGTGAATCCTGAAGTGTCCCGCTTTGTGCTCCCCATCTGCACCACCATCAACATGAACGGTTGCGCTGCCTTCATTCTGGTCACCAGCCTTTTCGTGATGCAGAACAGCGGTGTGGAACTCTCCATCGGCACCATGCTGGTGTGGGTCCTGATTTCTGTGGTGAGTGCCGTGGGTAACGCAGGCGTGCCTATGGGCTGCTACTTCCTGACCCTTTCCCTTATGGTGGGCATGAACGCAAACATCGGCGTCATGGGTGTGATCCTTCCGCTGTATGCCATCATCGACATGGTGGAAACTGCAGAAAACGTCTGGTCCGACTCCTGCGTCTGCGCCATGACCAACAAGGATCTGGAAAAGAGCGGTTCCTAA
- a CDS encoding chromate transporter, producing MIFLQLFHTFFQIGLFGFGGGYGMLSLIQREVVYNHSWMSAADFTDIVAISQMTPGPIGINSATYAGYTALQNSGAEPWVCVLGSCVATFSVVLPSLILMLLISRFFMKHMNHPAVQSVFKGLRPTVVGLLLAATLMLMTAENFGNPFTEFFGKPMGGDPNDTFHFAVSISLFVLTFVLTKGFTVGPFKIKISPIKMIVVAAAIGCVLL from the coding sequence ATGATTTTCCTCCAGCTGTTCCATACTTTCTTCCAGATTGGTCTTTTTGGATTTGGCGGCGGCTATGGCATGCTTTCGCTGATCCAGCGCGAAGTGGTTTATAATCACAGTTGGATGAGCGCTGCCGACTTTACGGACATTGTGGCTATTAGCCAGATGACTCCGGGCCCTATCGGCATTAACTCCGCCACTTACGCTGGCTACACCGCCTTGCAGAATTCTGGGGCAGAGCCCTGGGTTTGCGTTTTGGGAAGTTGCGTTGCCACCTTCTCCGTGGTGCTGCCCTCCCTGATTTTGATGCTCCTCATTAGCCGTTTCTTTATGAAGCATATGAATCATCCTGCAGTGCAATCCGTTTTCAAGGGTTTGCGCCCCACGGTGGTGGGACTTTTGCTTGCAGCCACCTTGATGCTCATGACTGCCGAAAACTTCGGAAATCCTTTCACGGAATTTTTTGGAAAGCCCATGGGTGGCGATCCCAATGACACTTTCCATTTCGCAGTGAGCATTTCGCTGTTTGTTTTGACTTTTGTCCTGACCAAGGGCTTTACGGTTGGACCTTTTAAAATTAAAATTAGTCCTATCAAAATGATTGTGGTTGCGGCCGCCATTGGCTGCGTCTTATTATAA
- a CDS encoding ATP-binding protein — translation VREIREYLDLLDLTVDIDVENFGNFNQRERLTTISQPGLRYAQAKALIDSLLQDDAFRSCSFVERKSIAERILNEIKGRMMEEIVLLETRMARPDCHVFKLQFAVGEFDMVVVNSESATCEIYEIKHSEIVAKEQYRHLKDAKKCRDTEFRYGTIVSKNVIYRGVSQGIDGINYLNVEEYLRGL, via the coding sequence TGTACGGGAAATTCGTGAATACCTTGACTTGCTGGATTTGACGGTTGACATTGATGTGGAAAACTTCGGGAATTTCAATCAACGGGAGCGATTGACGACTATTTCACAACCTGGTTTGCGTTATGCCCAGGCGAAGGCGCTGATAGATTCCCTTTTGCAGGACGATGCCTTTCGTAGCTGCTCCTTTGTGGAACGTAAGTCCATTGCGGAACGCATTCTCAATGAAATCAAGGGCCGCATGATGGAAGAAATCGTGTTGCTCGAGACCAGAATGGCGCGACCTGATTGCCATGTTTTTAAGTTGCAGTTTGCGGTTGGCGAGTTCGACATGGTTGTTGTAAATTCTGAAAGTGCGACCTGCGAAATCTATGAAATCAAGCATTCCGAAATCGTGGCAAAAGAGCAGTATCGCCACTTGAAGGATGCAAAGAAGTGCCGCGATACGGAGTTCCGCTACGGCACCATTGTAAGCAAGAACGTGATTTACCGCGGTGTTTCGCAGGGGATTGACGGTATTAATTACTTGAACGTGGAAGAATACTTGCGCGGGCTTTAG
- a CDS encoding glycosyltransferase, giving the protein MASKSVQKVLVIGSVYPRFHEDAEVPWLRASVAHLRAAGVDVQVLAPTYKGLKSHEIDGVKVNRFRYAPKDWEMLTHEEGAPSKMASKPWLQLLAIPYIINGFFQCIRLCRKWKPDVIHAHWPFPHAFIALGAAKLFRIPLVLNFHGAELLLIRKKKWVKPFLKFAISQAQAVFANSSFTASKIKALRNVEVEWSPYGTTLGSCASNDELQSTNYKKISERNNIDCTTCHPERNTAGCTTCHPERNAAGMESKDLASQMHPVNGKFKILFVGRHIERKGICYLIEAAKYLPADQFEIRIVGVGDLTEELKQQAHELGSRLEVPGSKREVQGVRDAQHTECHPERNAAGMESKDLGPCDIIFTGKLSPEALEAEYRNANVFTLPAIVDSKGDTEGLGVVLIEAMELNLPIVASNVGGIPDVVVDNVSGLLVPEKNPEALADAFKRLAADPALVAILLAGSRKRIQDCFTWDGIIERQIAVYNKVCKK; this is encoded by the coding sequence ATGGCATCCAAATCCGTACAGAAGGTCCTTGTCATCGGGTCCGTGTACCCACGCTTCCATGAAGATGCGGAAGTGCCTTGGCTCCGTGCGTCTGTCGCGCATTTGCGTGCCGCCGGTGTGGACGTCCAGGTATTGGCCCCCACATACAAGGGCCTGAAGAGCCATGAAATCGACGGCGTAAAAGTGAACCGCTTTCGCTACGCCCCCAAGGACTGGGAAATGCTGACCCACGAGGAAGGCGCCCCCAGCAAGATGGCTTCGAAACCCTGGCTGCAGCTTTTGGCAATTCCCTACATCATCAACGGTTTTTTCCAGTGCATTAGACTGTGCCGCAAATGGAAGCCCGACGTGATTCACGCCCACTGGCCGTTCCCCCATGCGTTCATTGCGCTTGGCGCCGCAAAGCTTTTTAGAATTCCGCTGGTACTGAATTTCCATGGGGCGGAACTGCTCTTGATTCGCAAGAAGAAATGGGTGAAACCGTTCCTCAAGTTCGCTATCAGCCAGGCCCAGGCCGTGTTTGCAAACAGCAGCTTTACCGCAAGCAAGATCAAGGCACTGCGCAATGTGGAAGTGGAATGGAGCCCCTATGGAACCACATTGGGAAGCTGCGCTTCCAATGACGAATTACAAAGTACGAATTACAAGAAAATCTCTGAACGAAACAACATAGACTGCACCACGTGTCATCCTGAGCGAAATACCGCAGGCTGCACCACGTGTCATCCTGAGCGAAATGCCGCAGGCATGGAGTCGAAGGATCTAGCATCACAGATGCATCCCGTCAACGGCAAGTTCAAGATTCTCTTCGTAGGCCGCCACATCGAACGCAAGGGCATCTGCTACCTGATTGAAGCCGCCAAGTACCTGCCCGCCGACCAGTTCGAAATCCGAATCGTTGGCGTAGGCGACCTGACCGAAGAACTGAAACAGCAGGCACATGAATTAGGCTCGAGGCTCGAGGTTCCAGGTTCCAAGCGCGAGGTTCAAGGCGTGAGGGATGCACAGCATACTGAGTGTCATCCTGAGCGAAATGCCGCGGGCATGGAGTCGAAGGATCTCGGCCCCTGCGACATCATCTTTACCGGCAAGCTTTCGCCGGAAGCCCTAGAAGCCGAGTACCGTAACGCCAACGTCTTTACGCTGCCCGCCATCGTCGATAGCAAGGGCGATACAGAAGGCCTGGGCGTCGTACTTATTGAGGCCATGGAACTGAACCTGCCCATCGTTGCAAGTAACGTGGGCGGCATCCCCGACGTGGTTGTAGACAACGTAAGCGGCCTGCTTGTTCCCGAAAAGAATCCCGAGGCCTTGGCAGACGCCTTCAAGCGCCTAGCCGCCGACCCCGCCCTCGTAGCGATCCTTCTCGCAGGCTCCCGCAAACGCATCCAGGATTGCTTCACCTGGGACGGCATTATAGAACGCCAGATTGCAGTCTACAACAAAGTCTGCAAGAAATAA
- a CDS encoding chromate transporter, which translates to MPEKFRNIYLDAFLTFFKIGLFTIGGGYAMIPLIEAEIIEKKKWIGKEEFTDLLAIAQSCPGIFAVNIAIFIGYRLRRTKGALVCCVGTALPSFVIILLIALFFHQFKDNQMVAAAFRGIRPAVVALIAVPTFNLAKKAKLNRFTFWIPIASALLIWLMGVSPILIILAAGVGGYLVGRSGGKK; encoded by the coding sequence ATGCCCGAAAAATTCCGCAACATTTATCTTGATGCTTTCTTGACGTTCTTCAAGATTGGGTTGTTTACTATTGGCGGGGGCTACGCCATGATCCCGCTGATCGAGGCGGAAATCATCGAGAAGAAAAAATGGATTGGCAAGGAGGAGTTTACGGACTTGCTGGCCATTGCCCAAAGTTGTCCGGGAATTTTCGCGGTGAATATCGCCATCTTTATCGGGTATCGTTTGCGCCGCACGAAAGGCGCCTTGGTGTGCTGTGTGGGCACGGCGTTGCCGTCCTTCGTCATCATTTTGCTGATTGCGCTTTTCTTCCATCAGTTCAAGGACAACCAGATGGTAGCGGCGGCGTTCCGTGGAATTCGCCCCGCAGTGGTGGCGCTGATTGCGGTGCCCACCTTTAACCTAGCGAAGAAAGCGAAGCTGAATCGCTTTACCTTCTGGATTCCTATTGCAAGTGCGCTCCTGATTTGGCTCATGGGAGTGTCCCCGATTTTGATTATCCTGGCCGCAGGCGTCGGCGGCTACCTTGTGGGCCGCAGCGGAGGTAAAAAATGA